The sequence ATCGCCGCCACGCCCACCTCGGACACGAGGTGACGGCAGAACGCGATGTCATCCGCGAAGCCGTACTTCGCGATGTCCGCGAGGATGAAGTAGCTGCCCTGCGGCGTGAAGGCCGTCAGCCCCGACTCCCGCAGTCCGCCCAACAGTCGCTCCCGCTTCGCCAGGTACGTCGCCGTCAGCTCCGCGTAGTACGCATCCGGCAACCGCAGCGCCGCCGCCATGGCCGCCTGTAGCGGCGACGCCGTGGCGAACGTCACGAACTGGTGGGCCCGCTGCACCGCGTCCCGCAGCGGCGGCGGCGCGATGATCCACCCCACCTTCCACCCCGTGAGGCTGAACGTCTTCCCTCCGCTGCTCACCGTGACGGTGCGCTCCGCGAGGCCCGGCAGCGTGGCCGGCCGCAGGTGCTTCGCGGGGCCGAAGACGATGTGCTCGTACACCTCGTCGGACAGCACCTTCACGTCGTACTCGGCGCACAGCCCTCCGAGGAACTCCAATTCCTCGCGGGTGAACACCTTGCCCGTCGGGTTGTGCGGCGAGTTGAGGATGAGCAGCCGCGTCTTCGGCCCGAAGGCGGCGCGCACCTCGTCGCGGTCGAACCACCACTCCGCATGCGCCGCGTCCGGCGGACGCAGCGGCACGTAGCGCGCGGTGGCTCCCACGAAGGTGATGTTGGCGTCGTATGAGTCGTAGAACGGCTCGAAGGCCACCACCTCGTCGCCCGGGTCCACGAGGCCCAGAATCACGTCGAGGATGGCCTCGGTGGCGCCGCTCGTCACCGTCACCATGGTGTCCGGGTCCACCTGCTGGCCGTAGAAGCGCGCGGCGTGCTCGGCGATGGCGTTGCGCAGGTCCTTCGCGCCCATGCCCATGGCGTACTGATTCACGCCGTCGCGGATGGCCTTCTGCGCGGCCTCCTTGACGGCGTCGGGCCCGTCGAAGTCGGGGAAGCCTTGCCCCAGGTTGACGGCGCCGTGCTTCGCGGCCAGCGCGCTGAACTCGGAGAAGACGGTGGTGCCGAAGCGGGTGACTCGCTGCGCGGACACAGGCCGGGACATGGAGGTTGGCTCCTCATGGCCGGGCCCTTGGAGTGTAGGGGGGAACGACGCGGCGCCGGCCGGCTTCAGGGCCGTACGATAGCGTCCACCGGGACGGAGCGCGCGGCTCTCTCGCCTTCCCGCTGCCGGGCGGCCCGGCACAGCCCCAGGGCCAGCCCCGCCACCACCATGACCAGCGGTACCGCGCACAGCAGGTCCGTGGCGTAGTGGAACCGACCCGCCAGGGTGGCGATGATGAGCCCGATGCCCGGCCCCAGCATCAACCGGAATATCGGCTTGTGGAACCGCCACGCGTAGAAGAGCACCAGCAGCGTCGTGCCGGTGTGCCCCGACGGGAAGCAGTCCCTCGCGTACCTCGGCGCGCGCATCAGCGAGTCCAACACCGGCGTCAGCACCGCGCCCTGCAGCGGCCCGCTGAACTCACCGATGAGGAAGTACCGAGGCCCCACGGCGGGCACCAGCGCGTACGCCGCGTAGTTGAAGAGGAACAGCAGCCCCAACCCGGTGAGGTACTCGTTGAAGTCGGAGAAGACGCCCCGCGCCCGACGGTACAGCGCGATGCCCAGCACCAGCGGCCAGACGAAGTGGCCGTAGTAGCAGATGAGCAGGATGTCGTTGAGCCACGGCGGGATGATGCGCCCCAGCTCCACCGCCGCCTGGAAGCCGAACAGCTTCTGGTCCGCGGCCACCAGCTGCGCGTCCTTCAGGATGGGGTTGAGCGTGTCCACCACCGGCCCCAGCCAGCCGTGCGACAGCACCGCCACCGGCAGGAGCCACCAGTCCGCCGCGACGGTGAGCCAGCGTTGGCCCGGGAACGAGGCCTCCGCCGTGCGAAGCACCAGCGGGCCGGCCGCGAAGAGGGCGAACAGGCCCGCGTTGCGCAGCGCATGCGGCGCCCAGCGGCCAGGCCCCACGAGCACCAGCGCGCCCAGCGAGCAGGCAACCAACACCACGAGGTCCACCGCGGTGAGGTTCACCTGCACGCCTCGCTCGGACTTCAGCAGCGCCGCCAGGCCTCGCGGATTCTGGAAGGTCACGGAGCTCACGCCGACTTGCGCTCCCCCGGCGCCTCACTGCTGCTCACGCCAGTCACACCGAGCTCGAGGCTCCGCACGAGGGCACCCTCCCCCACTGCGGCCGCCTTGCGCCCCTTCCACCGCTCCAGGAGGGCAAGCATCGCGGGGAAGAAGACGGTCGTCCCCAGGAAGGTGCACACGACCCCGAGCAGTGCAATCTGTCCGATGCTGCGCAACCCCTGGTGGTTGGCGATGAGCAACGCGCCATAGCCCGCCGCGTTGGACAGCGTCGCCACCACGGCCGCCAACCCCGTGTGCCGCACCACCTTGCCGAGCGAGCCGGGCCCCTCTTCCTCGTACCGGTGGAACAGGTGCACCGAGTTGTCCACGGCGATGGCGAGCAGGTTGGGCAGCACCACCGCGTTGATGAAGTTGAGCTGCACGTCGAACAGGTACATTCCGCCCGCCAGGCACGTCATGCCCAGGAACAGGGGCCCGGTGACGAGCAGCGCGCGCTTGAAGCTGCGCATGCTCACGAGGATGACGAGGAACACCACCGCGGCCGCGGACCAGAGGATGAGCGGCCCGTCCCCGCGCACCAGCGCGAAGATGCGCGCGGCGATGCGGTTGCTGTCCAGCACCGCCATGTCGATGCCGCGCGCCTTGGTGGCCTCCACCACCTGGTCGATCTGCGCCGCCCAGCGCTTCAGGTCCTCCGTGTCGTAGTTGGACACCGAGGGGAACAGCAGCAGGAACGTGCCCTTGCCGTCCGTGGCCTCGAAGCGGCGGCGGACCTCCACCGGCAGCGAGTCCAGCCCGTACGGCTTCGCGTCCAGCATCTGCTGGAAGCCCTTCAGCCGCGCATCCTCCTGCGCCGACGCGGGCAGCCCGTGCAGCAGCTTGCGGATGCCGTCGATCTCCGCCTCGCGGCGCTGCAAGTCGTGAGGCACCAGGTCGTTGAGGGACGCGCTGCGCAGGAACACGGAGTCCGCGCCATTCTTGCGCTTCACCTCCGCGATGACGTCCTCCACCTGCGCGGCCTGCTTCGTGTCCTCCACCAGGAAGATGGCCGGATTGAGCGGCTGGCCGAGCTGCTCGGTGACGTGGTCGTCCAGGCGCGTGGCCGGCGAGTCACCCTTCAGCTTGCGCATGTCCGTCTCGAAGCCGAGCCTCGGAGCAATGGCCACGGAGTAGCCCGCGAAGGCCACCACCGACAGGGCGATGCTGACGATGACCCACGTGGGCCACCGCCGCCACTCGCGCTCGGGCTTCGCCTGCGCCGGGGCCTCCCCCGCCGCGTTCTCAGGCGTGGCCGCGGGAGCGGAGTCCTTGCGCGCGGGGCGCAGCCGCTCGGCGATGGCGAGCAGCGAGGGGCCCATGGCGTACGCCGCCAGCACCGCCAGCAGCACCCCCATGCCGGCCAGCAGGCCGAACTGGTTGAAGGCCTGGAACTGCGCCAGCAGCAGCACGAAGAAGGCCGCCGCGTTGGTGAGCGCCGAGGTGACGGCGCCGCTGAACGTCCCGCCCACCGCGGCCTTCAGCGCGTCACGCGCGGACTGGTGCTCGCGCTCCTCCCAGTACCGCATGCACAGGTGCACGCCGTACTCGATGCCCAGGCCGATGAGGATGGCGACGAGGAAGCCCGTCACCACGTTGAGGTGGCCGATGAAGACCTGCGCGAAGCCGAACGTGAGCAGGATGCCGACGACGACGGGCAGGCCCACCACCGCCAGCGCGGCGATGCGCCGGGTGGCCAGCAGGATGAGGCCCACGGCAATCAGCGAGGACAGGATGCCGGCGCGCGACAAGTCGCTGCGCATCACCGCGTCCTCTTCGATGCGGTTCTGGAAGTTGCCCGTCGCCTCCAGCTTCACCGCCGGGTAGCGCTCGGACGCCAGCGCGCGGCCGGTGCCCATGGCCAGGTCCACGAAGTGGCGCGCGAAGTCCAGATCACCCGCCGTCCCCGACGGCTTGATCATCAGGTAGACCTCGGTGCCGTCCTCGTTCGCCAGGTACTCCTTCATCCCCGCGTTGGGCGTGTGCTTCTTCGCGATGGCGTCGAAGTCCGGCGGCGGCGGCGTGGCCCCCAGGTCGATGTAGAAGGGGTTCGCCTGCTGGCGCTCGTAGCGGACGCGCGCCTCCAGATCCTTGCGCAGCTCCGCCAGCTTCTCCGCGGGAAGCAGCAGCAAGCCGTGCTGGCGGAAGAAGTCCACGTCATAGCTGTGCTCGACGTAGCGGACCTCCGGCAGGCCCTCCAGGCGAGTCTTGAGCTCGCCCGCGTAGGCCCGGAGCCGCTCCGGCGTGTCACCCTTCGCCACGAGGACGAGGTACCCGTCCCCGCCCGCCTTCTGTGACACCCGTGTCAGGTCTTGAACTTCGCGGGCCGCCTGGGGGAGCAGCTCCACGAACGACCCGCGGAACTCCAACCGCGACGCCAGCGCCATACCTCCGGCCGCCAGCAGCGCGAAGACGAACAAGACCTGCCAGGGCCGGGACACGGCCGCCTGGATGAAACCCTCGAACCACCGCTGTCGCAGAGACCGCGCCACCGTCCACTCCTCGATGAAGGCCGGCGAAAGCAAATTCCCAGCCAGTCAATGGCCCCCTCAAACATCAGACCGGAGCGAATGCTTCCGAGTCTCCGGAGGCCCTCCGGCGGGTGTGCAGCCATCTGCACACGGCGTATTCCAGTATCTACTGGCCAACGCTCGCTGTGCCGGCGGCGTGCCATCAAAGTCGCGGTGCTGTCAAGCAGGCGTGCCCGGCCGGCGGCCTTGGCAGGGCCCCGAGCAACAGTCCGCGCCTTGACACTGTCGCTAACCCTCTTTATTCACGGCCCCGCGTCCCCCGTGGGAGGTCGCTGGACGCAGGTTTCCGGAGTCGGAACGAGCCCTGCAAGGGCGGCTGAGCTGACCGGAGATCCGCAGTCCCCCCGAAGAGGACCCACCCTCCCGACGCAGGACGAGAAAGACCACCCATGAGCGACGTCTTCGACAAGTGCAGAAACTGGAAGGACTACCGCATCGCCAAGGCTACGGGTCTCTACCCGTACTTCCGGGCCATCGAAGCGTCCCACGGCGCCACCGAGGTCGAGATTGAAGGCCGGCGCGTCATCATGGTGGGGTCCAACAACTACCTGGGCCTCTCCGCGGATCCACGCGTGAAGGAAGCCGCCATCAAGGCGGTGGAGAAGTTCGGCACCACGTGCTCGGGCTCGCGTCTGCTCAACGGCACGCTGGCGCTGCACGAGGAGCTGGAGGCGAAGCTGGCGAAGTTCCTCAACCGCGAGGCCGCCATCGTCATCTCCACCGGCTTCCAGACGAACCTCGCGCTGGCGTCCATCCTGGGCCGGCACGACATCGTCTTCAGCGACCGGCAGAACCACGCGTCGCTGGTGGACGGCATCCGCCTGTCCTTCGCCACCGAGCGCAAGTTCCGCCACAACGACATGGACCACCTGGAGCAGCTGCTGGCCCAGGCGGAGCCCGGCGCGGGCAAGATCATCGTCACCGACGGCGTCTTCTCCATGGAGGGCGACCTCTGCAACCTGCCCCGCATCGTGGAGCTGGCGAAGCACTACAACGCCCGCGTGATGACGGATGACGCCCACTCCATGGGCGTGCTGGGCGAGAAGGGTCGCGGGACGTCCGAGTACTTCGGCCTGGAGAAGGAGACGGACCTCGTGATGGGGACGTTCTCCAAGAGCTTCGCGTCGCTGGGCGGCGTGCTGGCGGGGCCCTTCGAGGTCATCAACTACATCCGCCACAAGGCGCGCTCGGTCATCTTCTCCGCGTCCATGACGCCGGCGTCCATCGCCGCGGCGCTCAAGGCGCTGGAGATCATCGAGGCGGAGCCGCAGCGCCGCGAGCGCCTGCTGGACATCGCGGAGAAGATGCACAACGGCTTCCGCGCCATGGGCTTCGACACGGGCGTGTCGGTGACGCCGGTGGTGCCGGTGCACATTGGCGACCAAGTGAAGTGCTTCCGCTTCTGGCGGGCGCTGCACGAGGCGGGCGTCTTCGCCAACCCGGTGATTCCGCCGGCGGTGGAGGCGGGCCACGCGCTCATCCGCACCTCGTACATGGCCACGCACACGGACGCGCAGTTGGACCGCGTGCTGGACATCTTCGAGACCATCGGCCGCAAGCTGAACGTGATTCCGGAGACGCGCCCCACGGTGTACGAGCCGGTGAAGATTGCCCGGCCCGGCACGCGCATCCTCAGCAACAAGGCCAGCGAGAAGTGGGCGGCCGGCTCCGCGGGCCTGCTGGCGGAGAAGGGCGGCATCACCCTGGAGCAGCTGTCGCGCATGTCCTCGCGCGAGGTGGCCGGCAAGCTCTTCGACGCGGTGGAGCAGCTCACCTGGCGTGCCGCCAACCTGCAGCCGGATGACCTGCGCAAGCTGGGCAATGCGCCCATGAAGCTGTGGGAGAAGCGCGGCGAGCTGCCGGGCCTCCTGCTGGAGAAGGGCGCCCACTTCTTCATGCGCAACGGCACCAACGGCACGCAGTCAGAAGACAGGAACTAACGCACCCATGGCCCTTCCCGCCGAGCCTTCGCCCGCGACTCCTTCGCTCCCGCCCCTGCCCTCGGACGTGCAGGTGACCCCCGTGCGTGGCTCGGCGGAGAAGATGCAGTTCATCCGCTTCCCCTACGGCATCTACAAGAATGACTCGAACTGGGTCATGCCGCTGGAGATGGAGCGCAAGGACTTCCTCGACCCGCGGAAGAACCCCTTCTTCCAGTACGGCGAGGTGGAGCTGTTCCTCGCGCGGCGCGGCAGCGAGGTGGTGGGCCGCATCGCCGCCATCCGCAACCCGCGCCACATGGAAGTGCACGGCACCAGGGAAGGCTTCTTCGGCCTCTTCGAGTGCGTGAATGACGCGGGCATCGCCCGGGCGCTGCTGGACACCGCGGCGGCGTGGCTGCGCGAGCGCGGCCTGGACGCGATGCTGGGGCCGGCCAACTTCTCGTCCAACCAGGACTGGGGCCTGCTCATCGAGGGCTACGACACGCCCCCGGCCATCATGATGCCGCACAACCCGCCGTACTACGCGGCGCTGCTGGAGGCGTGCGGCCTCACCAAGGCGAAGGACCTCTACGCCTTCGAGCTGTCCTCCTCTGCTCCGCCGCCGGAGAAGGTGGCGCGCATCGCGGAGAAGCTGCGCCACCGCGAGGGCATCACCGTGCGCCCGGTGAACATGAAGGACCTGGACGCGGAGGTGAAGCGCATCCGCGACATCTACAACTCCGCGTGGGAGAAGAACT comes from Pyxidicoccus parkwaysis and encodes:
- a CDS encoding aminotransferase class I/II-fold pyridoxal phosphate-dependent enzyme; translated protein: MSRPVSAQRVTRFGTTVFSEFSALAAKHGAVNLGQGFPDFDGPDAVKEAAQKAIRDGVNQYAMGMGAKDLRNAIAEHAARFYGQQVDPDTMVTVTSGATEAILDVILGLVDPGDEVVAFEPFYDSYDANITFVGATARYVPLRPPDAAHAEWWFDRDEVRAAFGPKTRLLILNSPHNPTGKVFTREELEFLGGLCAEYDVKVLSDEVYEHIVFGPAKHLRPATLPGLAERTVTVSSGGKTFSLTGWKVGWIIAPPPLRDAVQRAHQFVTFATASPLQAAMAAALRLPDAYYAELTATYLAKRERLLGGLRESGLTAFTPQGSYFILADIAKYGFADDIAFCRHLVSEVGVAAIPPSVFYSPEHRHLGQGMARFAFCKTDGVLDEAVKRLRAKLPRK
- a CDS encoding phosphatase PAP2 family protein, whose translation is MSSVTFQNPRGLAALLKSERGVQVNLTAVDLVVLVACSLGALVLVGPGRWAPHALRNAGLFALFAAGPLVLRTAEASFPGQRWLTVAADWWLLPVAVLSHGWLGPVVDTLNPILKDAQLVAADQKLFGFQAAVELGRIIPPWLNDILLICYYGHFVWPLVLGIALYRRARGVFSDFNEYLTGLGLLFLFNYAAYALVPAVGPRYFLIGEFSGPLQGAVLTPVLDSLMRAPRYARDCFPSGHTGTTLLVLFYAWRFHKPIFRLMLGPGIGLIIATLAGRFHYATDLLCAVPLVMVVAGLALGLCRAARQREGERAARSVPVDAIVRP
- a CDS encoding efflux RND transporter permease subunit; this translates as MARSLRQRWFEGFIQAAVSRPWQVLFVFALLAAGGMALASRLEFRGSFVELLPQAAREVQDLTRVSQKAGGDGYLVLVAKGDTPERLRAYAGELKTRLEGLPEVRYVEHSYDVDFFRQHGLLLLPAEKLAELRKDLEARVRYERQQANPFYIDLGATPPPPDFDAIAKKHTPNAGMKEYLANEDGTEVYLMIKPSGTAGDLDFARHFVDLAMGTGRALASERYPAVKLEATGNFQNRIEEDAVMRSDLSRAGILSSLIAVGLILLATRRIAALAVVGLPVVVGILLTFGFAQVFIGHLNVVTGFLVAILIGLGIEYGVHLCMRYWEEREHQSARDALKAAVGGTFSGAVTSALTNAAAFFVLLLAQFQAFNQFGLLAGMGVLLAVLAAYAMGPSLLAIAERLRPARKDSAPAATPENAAGEAPAQAKPEREWRRWPTWVIVSIALSVVAFAGYSVAIAPRLGFETDMRKLKGDSPATRLDDHVTEQLGQPLNPAIFLVEDTKQAAQVEDVIAEVKRKNGADSVFLRSASLNDLVPHDLQRREAEIDGIRKLLHGLPASAQEDARLKGFQQMLDAKPYGLDSLPVEVRRRFEATDGKGTFLLLFPSVSNYDTEDLKRWAAQIDQVVEATKARGIDMAVLDSNRIAARIFALVRGDGPLILWSAAAVVFLVILVSMRSFKRALLVTGPLFLGMTCLAGGMYLFDVQLNFINAVVLPNLLAIAVDNSVHLFHRYEEEGPGSLGKVVRHTGLAAVVATLSNAAGYGALLIANHQGLRSIGQIALLGVVCTFLGTTVFFPAMLALLERWKGRKAAAVGEGALVRSLELGVTGVSSSEAPGERKSA
- a CDS encoding aminotransferase class I/II-fold pyridoxal phosphate-dependent enzyme; its protein translation is MSDVFDKCRNWKDYRIAKATGLYPYFRAIEASHGATEVEIEGRRVIMVGSNNYLGLSADPRVKEAAIKAVEKFGTTCSGSRLLNGTLALHEELEAKLAKFLNREAAIVISTGFQTNLALASILGRHDIVFSDRQNHASLVDGIRLSFATERKFRHNDMDHLEQLLAQAEPGAGKIIVTDGVFSMEGDLCNLPRIVELAKHYNARVMTDDAHSMGVLGEKGRGTSEYFGLEKETDLVMGTFSKSFASLGGVLAGPFEVINYIRHKARSVIFSASMTPASIAAALKALEIIEAEPQRRERLLDIAEKMHNGFRAMGFDTGVSVTPVVPVHIGDQVKCFRFWRALHEAGVFANPVIPPAVEAGHALIRTSYMATHTDAQLDRVLDIFETIGRKLNVIPETRPTVYEPVKIARPGTRILSNKASEKWAAGSAGLLAEKGGITLEQLSRMSSREVAGKLFDAVEQLTWRAANLQPDDLRKLGNAPMKLWEKRGELPGLLLEKGAHFFMRNGTNGTQSEDRN
- a CDS encoding GNAT family N-acetyltransferase; translated protein: MALPAEPSPATPSLPPLPSDVQVTPVRGSAEKMQFIRFPYGIYKNDSNWVMPLEMERKDFLDPRKNPFFQYGEVELFLARRGSEVVGRIAAIRNPRHMEVHGTREGFFGLFECVNDAGIARALLDTAAAWLRERGLDAMLGPANFSSNQDWGLLIEGYDTPPAIMMPHNPPYYAALLEACGLTKAKDLYAFELSSSAPPPEKVARIAEKLRHREGITVRPVNMKDLDAEVKRIRDIYNSAWEKNWGFVPFTDAEFDHLAKDLKAIVRPELALMAEVKGEPVAFALTVPDANQAIKAANGRLTHFGLPIGLAKLLLASRRINRLRLIILGIKEGYRRRGLDAILYLDTLRTAKELGYVGGEISWTLEDNHLVNRAIESMGAQRSKTYRVYQRAL